GAGCGTCTAAATGTATCTCAGCCTGCAATCAGTCAAGCATTACAAAAGTTAAGATTTCACTTTCAAGACGACCTGTTTGTCAAAGTACCTCAGGGGTTATCTTCCACCCCTTTCGCCGACCAATTAGCTCAGGATATTGCGCCGCATTTGGACGGTTTGGCAACAATACTGAACGAGAAAAATACATTTGAGCCTAGTCAATATACAGGGGGCTGAAAATAGCTGTTGCTCCTATTGTTCTAACGTCTCTATCTGGCGCTTTGTTTCAACACCTTAGAGATATTGCTCCACATGCAACTGTTGAGCTTGTTGGATGGAATAGAGAAACCTTGCTAGATATTCGCAACGGCGACGTATTAATTGGTATCAGTATGCAGCACGATCTGATTTCAGGGGTAAAGTCTCGACAAGTTGTTGATTTAAAATCTCGGGTATTTGTTAGAAGCGGACACCCACTTACTGGCCCTAACGTCACTCCTCAGCAGCTAGAGCCTTACCCGATCGCATCGATTGTCACCCCAAGGTGGAATGACAATCGCGTGTTAGTAGCAGAAATAATGAAGCAACAAGGGCTTGATCCAAAAGTTGGCTTCCGGTCAGAATTTGTTATGGCCGTTGTTGATGTTATTGAACATACTGAGCTCTTCATGGCTCACTCAGATTTATTTCCCTCCATCGCTTTCCAAATATAAAAGCCTTAGTGCCACTTATCGATGGAAAAGAGACTAACCTAACGGTCTGCTCTTACTTTCACGCCAAACACACTAAGTCTCCAGTGGTTTCCTGGCTAGAGAGACAAATTCAACATGTTATAAATAAGGAAAGGATGCAGTAATAGAGGGTTTAGCACAAGCTTGTAAAAATGGTGTTTCTAGGACGACTCAATAACTACCGCAGCTATAATTAACCTCTATGTATCAAGGGCTGGCGGCCTAAAGTTAGTCCAATGGTGTGAAGTGTCACCATAACGCATATTCACACTTTGACGCCATGAGTCTAGAACACACTCTAATGGATGTAATGACTTAACCTAAGCACAATCCTTACAAAGACATTGCAGCTCAATTTGGGTGTTTACCAATTGAAACTCAGCTTGCTCAATACTGGCATTTAGCGCATCAATCACGCTAGCTTGAATACCAATTTCGGCAACCTTGCCGCAGGATTTACAGATTAGAAACTGAGGAACTTGATGCTCATGATCACAAGTGATGTGGGCACAAGCGAGGTACTTATTTTCTGAGGACAACTTGTGTACCAGCGACTGCTCGCTTAATACGTCAAGCATGCGATACACCGACATTGGCGCCAGCGTTTCTTTGTAGGTGTCACGATATAAGTCGACAATTTCATAAGCCGAAAGCGGCTTATTGGCATCCAAAAGCACGCTAAGTACATTCTTCCTTTTCACCGTAAGCTTGGCACCATTTTCACGGCACATTTGCTCGGCTTTGGTCAGGATAGCGGCTTTATTGCTGGCGGACATAATTTAACTCTGTCGAATATGTGAATGTGTCATTATTATTTCTGCTAAGCCTGACATTGTAAATGACAATTTCGCAAGCAGATGATTTCGCTCACCAATCAACGACAAACTTAGACGTAACAGCCAAACAAGGTCAGCAACAAATTGAGGCTATCGTTAGCGCATTGCACCTAAGTTTAGTGCACCTAAGCTCAGTGCAGTGAGCCTTCATGCTCTAAGTTAAACGAAGGTAAGCGCCACTTAAACCTGACTGCCGCCATACGCATCAAGTAGCCAACAATTAGAGTAACCACGGTCGCGGTCACACCATCAATGGCGAATTCTAATAAGAGTAGATATAAAGCTGAGGCAACTAGCGCGACAGACGCATACAGCTCTTGGTGTAAAACCAGTGGCGTTTGTCTGCAAATCAGGTCTCGCAGCAAGCCACCAAACACACCAGTTAGCAATGCTGATACCATACAAATACTTGGATGCAGCCCCATATCTAGCGCAACTTTAGTACCGATAATGCTAAACGCAACTAACCCAAGTGCATCGAGTCGAATAAACAAGCCTTTAAGCTTGATCACCCATTTAGCCAGCCCTGTGGTAAGCACACCAGCCAGGCAAGTAATACCCAAAAATTGCGGATTCTCAATCCAGGTTAGCGGGTAATGTCCAAGTACAATATCGCGCACCGTGCCACCACCAATGGCGGCTGCGCTCGCCACTAACATGACCCCAAACCAATCCATTTTACGACGCCCAGCACTCAAGGCACCTGTCATCGCCTCGGCGGTGATCCCAATGATGTATAACACGCTTAGTAACATGATTGACTCAAATAAGAGAAGAACAAAAATAAGCGCCGATTTTAGTCAAAGCGTCAACAGAGACCAAAGAAAATATGTGGGTAGACTGGTTATGAAACGAGTTATTAAAGCTAGCTTAACAAGGCGTACACAGCCCGAACTACAAGTAACATCATACATAAGTAAGAGTTGTGCATTGCCTAAGCGTTTAGACGACTACATCCATTTATAAGCTCGACTGGCGTAACACAGAATGATGAACGGCCTCGCTAAATCTTTCGATTGCGATAGGTTCAAAGCAATTAGCCAACATAAAGTGAATATCTTCAGCAGTAACACCATACATGGCTATCACTTTTGAGTGCTGGACGATCTCCGCTATATTGTAACCCGAACGACCATTTGGGTTAGCTACAAAGTAAACACTAAAAAGTGCTAATTGGTTCTCAAAACTATCTATAAGCTCTGTATCATCATTATCATAGTTATGCGATTCACTACTTACATTTACGATTGAAAAATTTGTATTTGTTAAACGAGTGTATGTTAAATCACTTAATAACTCACTATTACTGGCTGGTGCCCATTCATATTCATTAGTTAGCTTGATACTACACTCGTTAAATTTAATCTCGTGAGCTTGCAGTGTTGACGATATAATCGACACAAACACAAAGAAACAGGTATAGATAGCCTTCAAAATCATAGATACTTTTCACATTACTGTATTAACTAGAACAAATAACATCGAACATACGCAAATTAAGTTTTAGTTAAAGTGATCGTGAACCCACAACCCTAACAACACAGTAAAATAAACGCTAAAAAACTGATCAAATCTAATATTAATATAGAAAAACCTGTTTAATTGAGAGTCTTTCTTTTTAGTAAGCACTTTATTAATCATATGCGAATCAGACGAGAACGCCGCAGCCTGACTTCTTGATTTAGCTAGCCCTTCCCTCAATATCAGATCTTCAATTTTTTTGTAAAAATAAAGTTTAAAAGGCCCATAAACGCAAATTATAGGTAAAACAAGTTCCCCATAAATCTAGTTAACTCGCTAATAAAGAAATCAATTTCCAATGTGTGTCCTCTGCGCACTCTGTATTTTAATAAGTGTGTCACTTTCGCATAGAAAGATAAGTAATACGCGTCACAGAAAAGCATTGGTGAGCCAAATTTCAATATGGATATAGGCAAATATAATCATGGCTAGATGTTTCAAACGAGTCAGTTAATGCAAGCTATCAGCCCATACTTAACTAGTGAAAAAAACGGCGCCCTAAGGCGCCATTTCATCTACATATTAAAGTTAATATTATCTATCCAAACAGCATCTTCTCCACTAGAAACACTACCGTCTTTTGAATAAACAAACTTAATAGTATTGTCACCTTCAGGTAAATTTATCTGCTGGTGACTCCATTCCGAGGTCGTGACTGTCAGTAGATTTACATCGTTGACATATACCGATAGCTTATCGCAGCATGATTCAGAATCCAGCAACGCATCAAAGCTCAGCGTGCCAGGAGCATTGACCAACTCAAAGCTCATACTGCTTTCCTGCGAATCATCAATGTCACCTGAACGCAAACTATAGTTACCATCGGATGCTTGGGTATCGTCTCGAAGCCAAGATGCGTCAGAATCAACAGGTGTCGACCAAACCAACTCTGACGGCTCACTTTCAAACGACTCAAATAGTGTTGTAAGTAAATCAGGCACGGAGTCTACATCAAGTGGGTCTGTCATATAGCGATTGACCTCATCACCATCACTGAATCCATCGCCATCAGTATCAACGACATTCGGATCGGTAAGCCATTCGATCAACTCAACGTTATCCGCCAACCCGTCTTGATCAGAGTCAATCAATGCCGGGTTTGTGCCATGAACATGAACTTCATCGCCATCAGACAGTGTATCTGAATCTGAGTCCACTAACGTTGGGTTAGCATTATGTTGATATTCTTCAAGATTAGTTAGGCCATCTAAGTCTAAGTCGCCTGAAACATCTGAATTATCATTGATATCTAACCCAAAAGCAGACTCCCACCAGTCTGGCATGCCGTCCTGGTCAGTATCCCCACCAACATTAATGGCGATGAGCTTGTCAGCATTGATAATGTATAGTGCACCTTGGTTACTTAGCGCTAATTGCCCGCCAACTGGATAACTCCATACTTGTTGATGAGTAGTAAGATCTAACGCATAGGTCATTTCAGCACTGGCAACAAACAACACGTTATTTGCCACTATGATATTGCTATCCAGTTGTTCAGGCTCTGCTGACTCCCACTGCCACAGCTGACTTCCTGTTCGAGTATCTATGGCAACTATAGAATCGTGCCTAATCGCATACAACTCGCCAATGCCAACCGCTAACTGGTAGCGGTCAAAACCAGATTCTTGCTGCCATTTTACCTCGTTAGTTCGTAGATCAATGGCATTGAGCTTGTCATAGTCGTAGACAAAAACATCACCCTCGAATCCAACCACAGGCGTTTTTAGCGAATTATAGGACTCTGAATCGACAACAATATTGTAGTGTTCTCCAGTTGAAAGCTCGGTGACAACTAAATCTTGATGTTCAGAGTAAAAGGCCTGCTGCTTGTTGATTGCGAAGCCTCGCATCGCTCCTTGACTCGCTGTTGGAATCGATTGTTTATCACCATTTTGTAGATCAAACCTTTCAATAGCGTTGCCGTTGCTTGAACCAAGATAAACGCCGTCTGCAGTGACATTCAGTGACTCCTGATTAAGACTATAAAGGCTATGTTCAACCTTGTAGACTAGCTGCCCCGAACTGCCTGAAATAGCCCGTAAAAAGTTTCCTGAACTCGCTCGGGATAGCGCATATAGCTTGTCACCATAGTAGGCGATAGATAGGTCCCAAACATTTTCGTAGTTATTACTCCACAACTCAACACCAGAAAGCGCATCTAGTGAAAGTAGACGACGCTCATCATCGCGAGTGAACAATGCGATAACTTTGCCATCTGCAGCAAGCAGTTGCGGCTTTGTGTACTGAGTGCCATCTAGCGACACTTCCCAGCGAACATCCATTGCATCAAGATCAATATCACTTGCCACAAACCCTCTATGAGCAGCGGTTCCTTGATACCCGTACCATGAAGTCACGATAGGTACATTTTGCCCATCAAGTGGATCTGACTCTAATAAAAACTCTGTTAAGTTACTGAAACTATCACTATCAGCATCGAGTTGCGCATCATGGTTTGAGTTAGGGTCAAACTGATGTTGAACCTCCCATCCATCACTCATTCGATCTTGATCCGAATCGTAAGCTACAGGTGAAGTTCCATGAGCATGTACCTCATCACCATCCATGAGTCCGTCTGCATCAGTGTCAGCAACATTTGGATCAGTCTGGTAAGTTAACTCCTCAAGGTTAGTCAAGCCATCTGAGTCAGTGTCTTGCTGGCTAGAGTCCATATTAGGATCTAGCTGGTTATCAACTTCCCATTTGTCTGGTAGTCCATCGGCATCAGAGTCAGTATTTAGCGGATTAGTTTGATATTGATTAATCTCATCAAAATCAGTTAAGCCGTCAGCGTCTGAGTCAGAATTTAACGGATCTGTTCCATAGGTATTAACCTCTTCCCCATCGGTTAAACCATCAGCATCTGAGTCCAAGTTGAGTGGGTCAGTTTTATATACGTCTACCTCATCACCATCACTGATACCATCTGAATCCGTATCTGCTACTTGTGGATTTAGGCGTAGATTAAACTCTCTTAAATTTGTCAGTCCATCATTATCAGAATCTAAAGCAGCATCGCTAGCATCAGCATCACTTAAACCATACTGCTGCTCCCACCATGCAGGTAAACCATCTAGATCATGATCGGCAATAGCTTGATGCGTGAAGCTCGTTCTCCCAGCTAATTGAGTTATGACTGTAATATCTTGGCCATTTTTAGCCAGCGCTAAAGGTTCACCGCTAAATGTAGTACTACCAAGCAAACCATAATCATCTGTCGACCAAAACTGCAGCTTGCCTGAGTGGCTATCGCCTAACTGAGTCTGAGTTACAATGGTATCTTTTAGCCACAGTATATCTGTCGCTTCAACATCTAAATCCCCTAATAAGGTCAAGTCATCGGCATCGTATATCTGCCCTGAACCCAATATGACTTTCGATTTATCAAACGACAACTTAATTGGGTGACGTATGCCATCACTGCTGTGGTACGGAGTTTCGCCTTCTGCAACAATTTCCCCCGTCAATTGATCAATTTCCTCAAAGTGAAGATCATTTGGCGAGGTGCCATCACGTAAAAAGTAAACCCTATTGTTTGAGCTATTCCACTCATATCCTCGAGAATAACGGTTCCAATCTTCGCTTGCGGTTACCTGCCCTTGAGCATTGAATATAGTATGAGTTGCCCAAGCACCAGAGTAATCTTGAGCAAGTACAAAGTTACCTACACTTTCTAGGCCTCCGATGCCCATGGACATAGACGCAAACTCGTGAATTTGTGCACTATCATTTAAATCAACATAATGAATAGCACCAGACTCATCTCCAAGGTATAAACGCTCATGAGCCGCTGAGTATGCCATTTGGGTCGGCGTCATAAGCTCTTCAGTCATGGGCTGACGTAAATGGATTGGGTTAGTAAAGCCATTAACACTAGCTGACCAAGGATAAATTGTGCTTCCGGCCAACATGTAAATAGTCCCTTCACCATCATCGACAATTTGCGTTGCGACAAAATTGGGAATTTGCTGCTCAATATTACATACACCGCCACTACCATGCTCTGCGAGCCAACAAGCTGAATCTTGAGGAAATGCATCTAGCATTAAGCCGGTAACACTTGAAGATTGATCGTAACCGTCATGCCACTGATCTGGATACCCATCATTGTCTGAATCGACTGATGCTGCAGGATCATTTGGAAACGCATCCTGTAAGTTGCTAGAGCCATCTCCGTCGGTATCATCACTTGGAGTGTAACTATTAATCTTAATTCCAGTTTCAGTACTAGTAATAATCAAATTCTCATTACTACTAAACAATGACTGCAGGTAGCCACCTTCAAACGTTCTATATTCATCCTTGGTAAAGCTGGTATTACGATGATAAACACGGGTTTGACCTTCTTTCACTTCTAGCGTGATTAAACCACCTTGAACGGTCCAAAATCCGTCCTCAGGTTCCTCTGACACACTACCTGAATACGTTAACGTGGATGCGGTATAGATATCACCGCTACCTAACATCACGCGAGCACCGTCTTCAGACAGAATAATTGGGCCGTAAATATTATAGTCACCATGATGTGGGGAATCTTGAGAGTCGCCAAATGAGCCCGAGGCAGGGTCTAGCTCTGTGTACATGATATCGTTTGGAGAGATACCGTCTCTAAAATGATAAAGCCGTTGAGATTGGCTATTCCAAGTAACATTCTCACCACGACTAAAGTAGTTGTGCTCAGGAGCCTCGGCCAACACAGTGCCACTTTGTGTCAACAGTACCGATTGCTTTTGATAATTAGCACCATAGTTAACAAGCAAACGAGAGTCCGTTTCCACCAAATGGAATGCAGGCTCTGCTAGCGTTGTATATTCATTTAACGTTGAGTCTTCAACGTATTTGAGGGAGGTGTTTTCAAATGCGAGATATAAACGTTCATGCTTTGGCGCATAAACCATTGCAGTGACAGGGCTATCACCTAGCTCAATCACACCTGTAAAATGCTTCGTTTGCGTGTCGTACTCAAACAACTGGCTCCGACTAGGATCCGCGAAATAAATTACACCATCAGCAACACCATCGATATAAGAATTGGGCTGCTGAGCCAACCAAGTAAGGTAACATTGCTGACCATTGCCATCATTCTCGGCATAACACGAGGCGTCAGTAACATAGAAGTCAGAATTATCTCCAACGCCATCACCGTCTGTATCGATACTCTCATTAGCATCTAATGGGAAGGCATCATCTTCATCGTTAATACCATCGCCATCATCATCGTCATCTGCATTATTGCCAATACCGTCGCCGTCAGTATCAAGCGTTTCGGTTGCATCTAACGGAAAAGCATCCTCATCATCATTTGCACCGTCACCATCATCGTCATCATCTGCGTTGTTACCAATACCGTCGCCATCTGTATCCAGCGTTTCAGTTGCATCTAGCGGGAACGCATCCTCGACGTCATTTACGCCATCCCCATCATCATCTGGATCTGCATTATTGCCGACACCATCTTTGTCGAAATCCGCTGACTCGTCCTTATCTAATGGGAAGGCATCGTCTACATCAAGCACACCGTCATTATCATCATCAGTGTCTTGAGTATCAGCAATACCATCTCCATCGGTATCGACAGCGGCTGGCTTATTATCATTGGAGCTTTCACCTCCGCCTGAGCCACCACAACCGACCATGAGTAAAGCACAAAGAAACAGATAGCTTTTATTAGTCATACAAAGTCCTTTTGAAAATAGTTAATCCAACAGCCATAGGAATAACCAAGAAACGCTCATACAGAGCGTCATTCTTATTATTTTTACTTCAAGGAATGCATAGCTATCTAGCTATAAAAAAGGGAGGGGTGGGTGAATCCTTTACTAATAATCTGATCGCATCCTTGACGTTGGCAACAAAGTTACAACCATTTAACAAAAAGTTCAAGTAAACCACTAACTTAGAATTAGCTAATCAACCAATAGATTATCTATATCGACCACTCACTGTGTAGCGGCTCTAACATGCCTGCATCAGCTAGCCATTGGTAAGCTTCGGGTAAGTCTTTGCAGAATTTGGTTTCAACATTAGTCAGCACTTCATGGCTTTGCACCATGAGGCTTTTTTGTAAGGCAAGGCTACAAACAACAGCTTCAAACTTTTGATTATGCTTATTACCCCAGTCGTTGAGCTTATCTATCTCAGCCCACATTTCAGGCGTAGCTAAAACCCACTCAGTCATGTCGACTAAGCATGCCCAAGGTTGATCACAGATGGTTGCTGCCAGCTGTTTATACTCTCGGCACATACGTATGACGGTTTCAATATTCCAGCTATCAACACACTTAACGATTAAGGTTTGATCTCTGACTTCCATTTCAAATGAGCCGTGCTCTCTCACTGTGCTCTCCTACTATCAAAGTACCTTGATACACAAGATGCGCTATTTTGCCTGTCCCTGCAACAGCAAGTGTGACTATGCAATACAGGGACAATACTGACTGACTCACATACTCGTTATAAAAGTAGTTTGCCGTTAGTCGCTTACGCTTAGCATTAGTAACTTATCGTTAGCCGCATACAGATGCACGCGTTAGCTTTTACCAATTTTCTTGAAGTAGGTTTTTGCATGCTCTACTTCTTCAGGGCTTGGTCGGTAAATCATCCAGTTATCTTGCTCGTTTTTCTTGTATTTAACTTCACCTTGAGCAAAGTCAAACTCATAAAACGGGTAAAATTCCCGTAAATTGAAGAACATAGCCGGCGCAAAAAATAGAATGTCTGCCGCTAAATAGCCGCCATTAAATTTAAGCGGAATCAAACCATACATAGGTTCGCCGCCTGCTTCTGGCTTAGCTTTAAACTTATATTGTCCAAAACTTGTGGTGTTGTACTCCTTCTCAACTGCCGAGTCTTTTGTCAGTGTAAGCGCACTATCGGCATTAATTTCAACCTGAACAGCCTGATCGACACTTTTCATCGATGCCACTGAGCTACAACCACTAATTAGTGCTGCTGCAGCCACAGCTATTAACTTGTTAGTCATTTTTATCCTTAATTTTATTTTTATTCCATATACTCATGTAAGCTTTGATTTAAAACACACAGTGCTTAGCAAAATCTGCCGCTTCGTTTGCAGTCCAGTCACCTTTTGGCTTTTCTTTCATGTCTTTACACCAGGCTTCGCTGCCCACTTCTGG
This DNA window, taken from Shewanella maritima, encodes the following:
- a CDS encoding DUF3012 domain-containing protein, producing MLIKHIAKATAAIALIFGLAACAPEVGSEAWCKDMKEKPKGDWTANEAADFAKHCVF
- a CDS encoding LysR substrate-binding domain-containing protein codes for the protein MFQHLRDIAPHATVELVGWNRETLLDIRNGDVLIGISMQHDLISGVKSRQVVDLKSRVFVRSGHPLTGPNVTPQQLEPYPIASIVTPRWNDNRVLVAEIMKQQGLDPKVGFRSEFVMAVVDVIEHTELFMAHSDLFPSIAFQI
- a CDS encoding PQQ-binding-like beta-propeller repeat protein — its product is MTNKSYLFLCALLMVGCGGSGGGESSNDNKPAAVDTDGDGIADTQDTDDDNDGVLDVDDAFPLDKDESADFDKDGVGNNADPDDDGDGVNDVEDAFPLDATETLDTDGDGIGNNADDDDDGDGANDDEDAFPLDATETLDTDGDGIGNNADDDDDGDGINDEDDAFPLDANESIDTDGDGVGDNSDFYVTDASCYAENDGNGQQCYLTWLAQQPNSYIDGVADGVIYFADPSRSQLFEYDTQTKHFTGVIELGDSPVTAMVYAPKHERLYLAFENTSLKYVEDSTLNEYTTLAEPAFHLVETDSRLLVNYGANYQKQSVLLTQSGTVLAEAPEHNYFSRGENVTWNSQSQRLYHFRDGISPNDIMYTELDPASGSFGDSQDSPHHGDYNIYGPIILSEDGARVMLGSGDIYTASTLTYSGSVSEEPEDGFWTVQGGLITLEVKEGQTRVYHRNTSFTKDEYRTFEGGYLQSLFSSNENLIITSTETGIKINSYTPSDDTDGDGSSNLQDAFPNDPAASVDSDNDGYPDQWHDGYDQSSSVTGLMLDAFPQDSACWLAEHGSGGVCNIEQQIPNFVATQIVDDGEGTIYMLAGSTIYPWSASVNGFTNPIHLRQPMTEELMTPTQMAYSAAHERLYLGDESGAIHYVDLNDSAQIHEFASMSMGIGGLESVGNFVLAQDYSGAWATHTIFNAQGQVTASEDWNRYSRGYEWNSSNNRVYFLRDGTSPNDLHFEEIDQLTGEIVAEGETPYHSSDGIRHPIKLSFDKSKVILGSGQIYDADDLTLLGDLDVEATDILWLKDTIVTQTQLGDSHSGKLQFWSTDDYGLLGSTTFSGEPLALAKNGQDITVITQLAGRTSFTHQAIADHDLDGLPAWWEQQYGLSDADASDAALDSDNDGLTNLREFNLRLNPQVADTDSDGISDGDEVDVYKTDPLNLDSDADGLTDGEEVNTYGTDPLNSDSDADGLTDFDEINQYQTNPLNTDSDADGLPDKWEVDNQLDPNMDSSQQDTDSDGLTNLEELTYQTDPNVADTDADGLMDGDEVHAHGTSPVAYDSDQDRMSDGWEVQHQFDPNSNHDAQLDADSDSFSNLTEFLLESDPLDGQNVPIVTSWYGYQGTAAHRGFVASDIDLDAMDVRWEVSLDGTQYTKPQLLAADGKVIALFTRDDERRLLSLDALSGVELWSNNYENVWDLSIAYYGDKLYALSRASSGNFLRAISGSSGQLVYKVEHSLYSLNQESLNVTADGVYLGSSNGNAIERFDLQNGDKQSIPTASQGAMRGFAINKQQAFYSEHQDLVVTELSTGEHYNIVVDSESYNSLKTPVVGFEGDVFVYDYDKLNAIDLRTNEVKWQQESGFDRYQLAVGIGELYAIRHDSIVAIDTRTGSQLWQWESAEPEQLDSNIIVANNVLFVASAEMTYALDLTTHQQVWSYPVGGQLALSNQGALYIINADKLIAINVGGDTDQDGMPDWWESAFGLDINDNSDVSGDLDLDGLTNLEEYQHNANPTLVDSDSDTLSDGDEVHVHGTNPALIDSDQDGLADNVELIEWLTDPNVVDTDGDGFSDGDEVNRYMTDPLDVDSVPDLLTTLFESFESEPSELVWSTPVDSDASWLRDDTQASDGNYSLRSGDIDDSQESSMSFELVNAPGTLSFDALLDSESCCDKLSVYVNDVNLLTVTTSEWSHQQINLPEGDNTIKFVYSKDGSVSSGEDAVWIDNINFNM
- a CDS encoding trimeric intracellular cation channel family protein, translating into MLLSVLYIIGITAEAMTGALSAGRRKMDWFGVMLVASAAAIGGGTVRDIVLGHYPLTWIENPQFLGITCLAGVLTTGLAKWVIKLKGLFIRLDALGLVAFSIIGTKVALDMGLHPSICMVSALLTGVFGGLLRDLICRQTPLVLHQELYASVALVASALYLLLLEFAIDGVTATVVTLIVGYLMRMAAVRFKWRLPSFNLEHEGSLH
- a CDS encoding Fur family transcriptional regulator translates to MSASNKAAILTKAEQMCRENGAKLTVKRKNVLSVLLDANKPLSAYEIVDLYRDTYKETLAPMSVYRMLDVLSEQSLVHKLSSENKYLACAHITCDHEHQVPQFLICKSCGKVAEIGIQASVIDALNASIEQAEFQLVNTQIELQCLCKDCA
- a CDS encoding LysR family transcriptional regulator → MRKATERLNVSQPAISQALQKLRFHFQDDLFVKVPQGLSSTPFADQLAQDIAPHLDGLATILNEKNTFEPSQYTGG